One Eptesicus fuscus isolate TK198812 chromosome 13, DD_ASM_mEF_20220401, whole genome shotgun sequence genomic window, aaatcctcttgtcttttatttctagaaaaaaaagttCTACTGCATTTTGGGGCCTAAGTGAGAAGGTTCATTTATGAATAGCTATGCTCACTTTTCATAATGTCTGCTCGGTACCCAGCTCCTTCCAGCTCACTGGCATCCCAGGGCTGGAGTCCCTGCACATCTGGCTCTCCATCCCCTTTGGCTCCATGTACCTGGTGGCCGTGGTGGGGAATATCACCATTCTGGCTGTGGTAAGAGTAGAGCGCAGCCTGCACcagcccatgtacttcttcctgtGCATGCTGGCTGTCGTTGACCTGGTTCTCTCTACTTCCACCATGCCCAAACTGCTGGGAATCTTCTGGTTTGGTGCTGGTGACATTGGCCTGGATGCCTGCTTGACCCAAATGTTTCTCATTCACTGCTTTGCTACGGTCGAATCAGGCATTTTTCTTGCTATGGCTTTTGACCGCTATGTAGCCATCTGTGACCCACTGCGTCATACCACAGTGCTCACTCATACTATGGTGGGACGTTTGGGACTGGCTGCCCTCCTCCGGGGTATACTCTACATTGGACCTCTGCCTATGATGATCCGCTTGCAGCTGCCCCTATACAAAGCCCGCGTCATCATGCATTCCTACTGTGAGCACATGGCTGTGGTCACCTTGGCGTGTGGTGACAGCAGGATCAATAATGTCTATGGGCTGAGCATTGGCTTTCTGGTGTTGATCCTGGACTCAATGGCCATTGCTACCTCCTATGTGATGATTTTCAGAGCTGTGATGGGGCTGGCCACCCCTGAGGCCAGGCTTAAAACCCTGGGGACATGTGGTTCTCACATCTGTGCAATTCTGATCTTTTATGTTCCCATTGCTGTTTCCTCCCTCATTCATCGATTTGGTCACCAGGTGCCTCCTCCAATCCACACTCTGTTGGCCAACTTCTACCTCCTCATTCCTCCAATCCTCAATCCCATTGTCTATGCTGTCCGCACTAAGCAGATCCGAGAGCGGCTTCTTCAAATCCTGAAGATACAAACTAAGATCAGATGACtaccccttccccctctctcaaaTAAGTGCATGTGTTTAAATATGGGCAGCCTTCCAAATGGGAACTTCAAGAAGTCTGAGATGCTAGGCTCAGTGGTCTCCAGCTTTAATAATTCTAAAAGAATGTGAAGAAAGAATGTACAGCTCTGAATTCTAAGAGGAAAAGGTATTTGTTTAATAACTATAGGATATTTGAGATGTGGAAGGTAAAACAAGGACAGTATCAGTAATAGAAATACCAACGAATGTTTACTTAGCAATTACATATCATGTAATTCTTACAAACATCCTGACATCTTATGAGGTAGGTAGTATTCACATTTGACACATGAGGAAATAGGATAGGATACTCTTACTTTATAAACTGCACACAAAGTTTAAGCTGCCTGCATCAAATGGTTTGATTGGAGTTTATAATATATTGTGGTGTTATATAATACTCTCTACTCTGTTTTCTGTGTATGTTTTAATAAAGTCCTAAATATCTGAGGtcagcctagccagtgtggctcagtggtggaacaTTGACCTATtagccaggaagtcacagttagattcccagtcagggcatatgcctgggttgcaggcttgatctcagtggggagcgtgcaggaggcagtcgatcaatgattctctctcatcattgatgtttctttttccctctccctcctttttcctctgaaataaattatatatatatatacatatattataaatatatatatatatatatttaaaagtaaataaataaatataaatctgaGGTCATTTCATTAAAATGGTCTGAGCTACAAGAAAAGAattttctgccaaaaccggtttggctcagtggatagagcgtcggccttcggactgaagggtcctgggttcgattccggtcaagggcatgtaccttggttgcgggcacatccccggtagggggtgtgcaggaggcagctggtcgatgtttctctctcatcgatgtttctagctttctatccctctcccttcctctcagtaaaaaatcaataaaatatattttttaaaaaagaaaaaagaaaagcattttctgATTTAAGCTTTTAATAATCAAGATGCTGCTAAAGATGCATGTACTAATAAAGCatgaaatattctagaaaaaaacacTGACCTATATGCCTGACTGGTATGGGGAATTCCACTCATGAAAGAATGTGGCCTGGAAAAAAATATCAGCTCAATGAAGGAAATGAGACAAAATGACCACATTGCTCTCGCATTTTCTCTGCAGGCCGGATCCCATCGAGTGGCCTGAAACTTGTGAGGGCTCCATGGAAAGAAACACCTTCTCCTTCTCACAGAAACACTCCTTAATCCCTGGGTCCATCCACCTGTAGGATCCCTGATCATAATGTGTTTTTGTGAATGGGTCACAGTAAGATAAAGTTATGAATTCTAGAATTTATAGGAACATTGGCTTTACCTTCCAGGTAGAAAATggataatacatataaagcactgAGCTACTTAAGTTCTATGAATTGAAAATTACTAACGTGATTCTTATAACTACACTGAAAGGGCAGACATTACTCTCCCCAAATTTCAGATGAAACTGACATTCCCAGAAGTGGTAAAACAATTAATTGCCCAAGGTAACTCAGTTTATAAGAGGTAACAattagccttaaaaaaaaaccacaaactctAGGGCTTCTACTCTTTCTCTGATCCTCCTTTTCCTTAACTGTGAAAGAGCTGAAAGGCCTTTTCCTCAAGGTCTGAATGGTTGTGCATTTAACATTTCCAACACAGCAGACATTAGCTGTACCCCTATTCCCGGAACTGGGAGTGCACAGATCAA contains:
- the LOC103304322 gene encoding olfactory receptor 52M1, which translates into the protein MLTFHNVCSVPSSFQLTGIPGLESLHIWLSIPFGSMYLVAVVGNITILAVVRVERSLHQPMYFFLCMLAVVDLVLSTSTMPKLLGIFWFGAGDIGLDACLTQMFLIHCFATVESGIFLAMAFDRYVAICDPLRHTTVLTHTMVGRLGLAALLRGILYIGPLPMMIRLQLPLYKARVIMHSYCEHMAVVTLACGDSRINNVYGLSIGFLVLILDSMAIATSYVMIFRAVMGLATPEARLKTLGTCGSHICAILIFYVPIAVSSLIHRFGHQVPPPIHTLLANFYLLIPPILNPIVYAVRTKQIRERLLQILKIQTKIR